Proteins encoded within one genomic window of Rhinolophus sinicus isolate RSC01 linkage group LG05, ASM3656204v1, whole genome shotgun sequence:
- the ALDH8A1 gene encoding 2-aminomuconic semialdehyde dehydrogenase isoform X2, translated as MSLEDLAQAESKDQGKTVTLARTMDIPRSVQNFRFFASSILHHTSECTQMDHMGCLHYTVRAPVGIAGLISPWNLPLYLLTWKIAPAIAAGNTVIAKPSEMTSVTAWMMCKLLDKAGVPPGVVNIVFGTGPRVGEALVSHPEVPLISFTGSQPTAERITQLSAPHCKKLSLELGGKNPAIIFEDANLEECVPTTVRSSFANQGEICLCTSRIFVQKSIYSDFLKRFVEATRKWKVGVPSDPSASMGALISKAHLEKVRSYIQKARAEGAQVLCGEGVDKLNLPPRNQAGYFMLPTVITDIKDESCCMKEEIFGPVTCVVPFESEEEVIRRANSVKYGLAATVWSGNVGRVHRVAKKLQSGLVWTNCWLIRELNLPFGGMKSSGVGREGAKDSYEFFTEVKTITVKH; from the exons ATGTCCCTGGAGGACTTGGCCCAGGCAGAATCTAAGGACCAAG GGAAAACCGTAACACTGGCGAGAACCATGGACATTCCCCGGTCTGTCCAGAACTTCCGGTTCTTTGCCTCCTCCATCCTGCACCACACGTCAGAGTGCACACAGATGGACCACATGGGCTGTCTGCACTACACTGTGCGGGCCCCTGTGGGGATCG CTGGTCTGATCAGTCCCTGGAATTTGCCCCTCTACTTGCTGACCTGGAAGATAGCGCCCGCGATCGCTGCTGGCAATACTGTGATAGCCAAGCCCAGCGAGATGACTTCGGTGACCGCGTGGATGATGTGCAAACTCCTGGACAAAGCAG GTGTTCCACCCGGTGTGGTAAATATTGTGTTTGGAACAGGGCCCAGGGTAGGTGAGGCCCTGGTGTCCCATCCCGAGGTGCCCCTCATCTCCTTCACTGGGAGCCAGCCCACGGCTGAGAGGATCACACAGCTGAGCGCTCCCCACTGCAAgaagctctccctggagctggggggCAAGAATCCTGCCATTATCTTTGAGGACGCAAACCTGGAGGAGTGTGTTCCAACCACTGTCAGGTCCAGCTTTGCCAACCAA GGTGAAATCTGTCTCTGTACCAGCAGGATCTTTGTCCAGAAGAGTATCTATAGTGATTTCTTAAAGAGGTTTGTGGAAGCTACCAGAAAATGGAAAGTTGGCGTTCCCTCGGATCCGTCAGCCAGCATGGGAGCTCTGATAAGTAAAGCTCATTTGGAGAAA GTCAGAAGTTACATCCAGAAAGCTCGTGCCGAAGGGGCCCAAGTTCTGTGTGGTGAGGGAGTGGATAAGTTGAATCTCCCCCCAAGGAATCAGGCAGGCTATTTTATGCTTCCCACTGTCATAACAGACATTAAGGACGAATCCTGTTGCATGAAGGAAGAGATATTTGGTCCAGTGACATGTGTTGTCCCCTTTGAAAGCGAAGAGGAAGTGATTAGAAGAGCCAACAGTGTGAAATATGGGCTGGCAGCGACAGTGTGGTCAGGCAACGTGGGGCGTGTCCACCGCGTGGCTAAGAAGTTGCAGTCAGGTTTGGTCTGGACCAACTGCTGGCTCATCAGAGAGCTGAACCTTCCTTTTGGAGGGATGAAGAGTTCCGGGGTAGGTAGAGAAGGAGCCAAGGACTCTTATGAATTCTTCACTGAAGTCAAAACCATCACGGTTAAACACTGA
- the ALDH8A1 gene encoding 2-aminomuconic semialdehyde dehydrogenase isoform X1 produces the protein MAGTKTLLMLENFIDGKFLPSHSYIDSYDPSTGEVYCRVPNSGKEEIEAAVEAARAAFPGWSSRSPQERSQVLHRLADLLEMSLEDLAQAESKDQGKTVTLARTMDIPRSVQNFRFFASSILHHTSECTQMDHMGCLHYTVRAPVGIAGLISPWNLPLYLLTWKIAPAIAAGNTVIAKPSEMTSVTAWMMCKLLDKAGVPPGVVNIVFGTGPRVGEALVSHPEVPLISFTGSQPTAERITQLSAPHCKKLSLELGGKNPAIIFEDANLEECVPTTVRSSFANQGEICLCTSRIFVQKSIYSDFLKRFVEATRKWKVGVPSDPSASMGALISKAHLEKVRSYIQKARAEGAQVLCGEGVDKLNLPPRNQAGYFMLPTVITDIKDESCCMKEEIFGPVTCVVPFESEEEVIRRANSVKYGLAATVWSGNVGRVHRVAKKLQSGLVWTNCWLIRELNLPFGGMKSSGVGREGAKDSYEFFTEVKTITVKH, from the exons ATTGAGGCCGCGGTGGAGGCTGCCAGAGCCGCCTTCCCAGGCTGGTCGTCCCGGAGCCCGCAGGAGCGCTCGCAGGTGCTGCACCGGCTGGCAGACTTGCTGGAGATGTCCCTGGAGGACTTGGCCCAGGCAGAATCTAAGGACCAAG GGAAAACCGTAACACTGGCGAGAACCATGGACATTCCCCGGTCTGTCCAGAACTTCCGGTTCTTTGCCTCCTCCATCCTGCACCACACGTCAGAGTGCACACAGATGGACCACATGGGCTGTCTGCACTACACTGTGCGGGCCCCTGTGGGGATCG CTGGTCTGATCAGTCCCTGGAATTTGCCCCTCTACTTGCTGACCTGGAAGATAGCGCCCGCGATCGCTGCTGGCAATACTGTGATAGCCAAGCCCAGCGAGATGACTTCGGTGACCGCGTGGATGATGTGCAAACTCCTGGACAAAGCAG GTGTTCCACCCGGTGTGGTAAATATTGTGTTTGGAACAGGGCCCAGGGTAGGTGAGGCCCTGGTGTCCCATCCCGAGGTGCCCCTCATCTCCTTCACTGGGAGCCAGCCCACGGCTGAGAGGATCACACAGCTGAGCGCTCCCCACTGCAAgaagctctccctggagctggggggCAAGAATCCTGCCATTATCTTTGAGGACGCAAACCTGGAGGAGTGTGTTCCAACCACTGTCAGGTCCAGCTTTGCCAACCAA GGTGAAATCTGTCTCTGTACCAGCAGGATCTTTGTCCAGAAGAGTATCTATAGTGATTTCTTAAAGAGGTTTGTGGAAGCTACCAGAAAATGGAAAGTTGGCGTTCCCTCGGATCCGTCAGCCAGCATGGGAGCTCTGATAAGTAAAGCTCATTTGGAGAAA GTCAGAAGTTACATCCAGAAAGCTCGTGCCGAAGGGGCCCAAGTTCTGTGTGGTGAGGGAGTGGATAAGTTGAATCTCCCCCCAAGGAATCAGGCAGGCTATTTTATGCTTCCCACTGTCATAACAGACATTAAGGACGAATCCTGTTGCATGAAGGAAGAGATATTTGGTCCAGTGACATGTGTTGTCCCCTTTGAAAGCGAAGAGGAAGTGATTAGAAGAGCCAACAGTGTGAAATATGGGCTGGCAGCGACAGTGTGGTCAGGCAACGTGGGGCGTGTCCACCGCGTGGCTAAGAAGTTGCAGTCAGGTTTGGTCTGGACCAACTGCTGGCTCATCAGAGAGCTGAACCTTCCTTTTGGAGGGATGAAGAGTTCCGGGGTAGGTAGAGAAGGAGCCAAGGACTCTTATGAATTCTTCACTGAAGTCAAAACCATCACGGTTAAACACTGA